The following proteins come from a genomic window of Streptomyces sp. NBC_01716:
- a CDS encoding ThuA domain-containing protein has translation MKWHAHDSDHGRGQPGDRGGKRRGRALRRAFVAAVGALLLALTALPTGAGAAEKDPAFKALLFTRAVGYVHGSIPNGITMFEEEAAENGFEIVQSDDPTVFSDDNLAQYDAIVMLQNSGMVWDTEDQRQAMKTFVQSGKGIVAIHNTLDMGVEEAFPWWDETINGGAHMPTHSPGVLQGTAKVADQVHPSTKGLPERWERPEEWYNFDENPRGDVHVLVTADETTYNPGPDAMGADHPISWCRSTEGGKVWATAMGHDAPAYDEEAFRDHVVGGLQWAAGQKPGDCGGTDWGAYEKVTLDDNTADPMELDVADDGRAVYAQRGGELKIFDPASHSTVTAGKLDVYTGGEDGLVGMELDPDFAKNNWIYLYYAPAAETKDVNRLSRFTLKGNTLDLNSEKKLLDVPAYRSRTFTEPGHTGGAVEFGPDGTLYLGVGDDVPPNLDPDWQGYAPIDWRPGKEMLDAARTAGNTNDLRGKLLRIKPKSSGGYTIPKGNLFAKGTAKTRPEIYAMGFRNPFRFTVDRETGYVHVADYGPDRGLPTTDRGPEGLVEYNVLKKPANLGWPFCHGDNQAYAPYNPDTEEIGAKFDCANPTNPSPNNTGLTKLPPIQQPELWYGYGVSERFPEMGEGGSAPMGGPVYRYDADNPSETKFPEYFDGASFLYEWSRNYIKEVRFDKDEKLLKVNDFMDSVAFKSPMDMTFGPDGSLYVLEWGSEFGGGNNDSGLYRIDYAQGRRSPVAKAAASVTDGPLPLEVDFSSAGSADPDGDALTYEWDFDGDGTYDSTDENATHTYTQAGEFSAQLKVTDSTGKSGFANVPITAGNTTPKVTIDIPVNGKLIEFGDQIPYKITVTDPEDGTVDCSKVTINPALGHDEHEHPTNDIPGCEGTVDTGDLGGHPEGADLTYVLNAKYTDGGGAGAPALTGYGRAVLQPKLKQAEYYDDQSGTRVVDQAGAANGKRIGDISNGDWVAFEPMSVEGIDSVRYQISSPYGVGAIELRAGAPDGELLATTPIPNTGDWDVYQPTDPVPVKAHPGTHKLYLVFTSPQNNSFDVDTVEFAGP, from the coding sequence ATGAAATGGCATGCGCATGACAGTGACCATGGCAGAGGGCAGCCCGGAGACCGTGGCGGGAAACGGCGTGGGAGAGCGCTCCGAAGAGCGTTCGTCGCCGCGGTCGGCGCCCTGCTGCTCGCCCTGACCGCCCTGCCCACCGGCGCCGGAGCCGCCGAGAAGGATCCCGCCTTCAAGGCCCTGCTCTTCACCCGCGCCGTCGGCTACGTCCACGGATCCATCCCGAACGGCATCACGATGTTCGAGGAGGAGGCCGCCGAGAACGGCTTCGAGATCGTCCAGAGCGACGACCCCACCGTCTTCAGCGACGACAACCTCGCGCAGTACGACGCGATCGTGATGCTCCAGAACTCCGGCATGGTCTGGGACACCGAGGACCAGCGCCAGGCCATGAAGACGTTCGTCCAGAGCGGCAAGGGCATCGTCGCCATCCACAACACCCTCGACATGGGCGTCGAGGAGGCCTTCCCCTGGTGGGACGAGACCATCAACGGCGGCGCCCACATGCCCACTCACTCGCCCGGCGTGCTCCAGGGCACGGCCAAGGTCGCCGACCAGGTCCACCCCTCCACCAAGGGACTGCCCGAGCGCTGGGAGCGCCCGGAGGAGTGGTACAACTTCGACGAGAACCCCCGCGGTGACGTCCATGTCCTGGTCACCGCAGACGAGACGACATACAACCCCGGCCCCGACGCCATGGGCGCCGACCACCCCATCTCCTGGTGCCGCAGTACCGAGGGCGGCAAGGTCTGGGCCACCGCCATGGGCCATGACGCCCCCGCCTACGACGAAGAGGCCTTCCGCGACCACGTCGTCGGCGGACTCCAGTGGGCGGCGGGCCAGAAGCCCGGCGACTGCGGCGGCACCGACTGGGGCGCCTACGAGAAGGTCACCCTCGACGACAACACCGCCGACCCGATGGAGCTCGATGTCGCGGACGACGGCCGTGCCGTCTACGCGCAGCGGGGCGGCGAACTGAAGATCTTCGACCCCGCCTCCCACTCCACCGTCACCGCGGGCAAGCTCGACGTCTACACCGGCGGCGAGGACGGCCTCGTCGGCATGGAACTCGACCCCGACTTCGCGAAGAACAACTGGATCTATCTCTACTACGCGCCGGCCGCCGAGACCAAGGACGTCAACCGGCTCTCCCGCTTCACCCTCAAAGGCAACACCCTCGACCTGAACAGCGAGAAGAAGCTCCTCGACGTCCCCGCCTACCGCTCCCGCACCTTCACCGAGCCCGGACACACCGGCGGCGCGGTCGAGTTCGGCCCCGACGGCACCCTGTACCTCGGCGTCGGCGACGACGTACCGCCCAACCTCGACCCCGACTGGCAGGGCTACGCCCCCATCGACTGGCGGCCCGGCAAAGAGATGCTCGACGCCGCGCGCACCGCGGGCAACACCAACGACCTCCGCGGCAAGCTGCTGCGTATCAAGCCCAAGAGCAGCGGCGGCTACACCATCCCCAAGGGCAACCTCTTCGCCAAGGGCACCGCCAAGACCCGTCCCGAGATCTACGCGATGGGCTTCCGCAACCCGTTCCGCTTCACCGTCGACCGGGAGACGGGCTACGTGCACGTCGCCGACTACGGCCCGGACCGCGGACTGCCCACCACCGACCGGGGCCCCGAGGGCCTGGTCGAGTACAACGTCCTCAAGAAGCCGGCGAACCTCGGCTGGCCGTTCTGCCACGGCGACAACCAGGCGTACGCGCCGTACAACCCGGACACCGAGGAGATCGGCGCGAAGTTCGACTGCGCCAACCCGACGAACCCCTCGCCCAACAACACGGGCCTCACCAAATTGCCGCCGATCCAGCAGCCCGAACTCTGGTACGGCTACGGCGTGTCCGAGCGGTTCCCGGAGATGGGCGAGGGCGGCTCGGCCCCGATGGGCGGACCGGTCTACCGCTACGACGCCGACAACCCCTCGGAGACGAAGTTCCCCGAGTACTTCGACGGCGCGAGCTTCCTCTACGAGTGGTCACGCAACTACATCAAGGAAGTCCGCTTCGACAAGGACGAGAAGCTCCTCAAGGTCAACGACTTCATGGACTCGGTGGCGTTCAAGAGCCCCATGGACATGACGTTCGGGCCCGACGGTTCGCTCTACGTCCTGGAGTGGGGCAGCGAGTTCGGCGGCGGCAACAACGACTCCGGGCTCTACCGCATCGACTACGCCCAGGGGCGCCGGAGCCCCGTCGCCAAGGCAGCCGCCTCCGTCACCGACGGACCGCTCCCGCTCGAAGTGGACTTCTCCAGCGCGGGCAGCGCCGATCCGGACGGCGACGCGCTGACCTACGAGTGGGACTTCGACGGAGACGGCACCTACGACTCCACCGACGAGAACGCCACCCACACCTACACCCAGGCGGGCGAGTTCAGCGCCCAGCTGAAGGTCACCGACTCCACCGGGAAGTCCGGCTTCGCCAACGTGCCCATCACCGCGGGCAACACCACCCCGAAGGTCACCATCGACATCCCCGTCAACGGCAAACTCATCGAGTTCGGCGACCAGATCCCGTACAAGATCACCGTCACCGATCCGGAGGACGGGACCGTCGACTGCTCCAAGGTCACCATCAACCCGGCACTCGGGCACGACGAGCACGAGCACCCCACCAACGACATCCCCGGGTGCGAGGGCACCGTCGACACCGGTGACCTCGGCGGCCATCCCGAGGGCGCCGACCTCACCTACGTACTCAACGCCAAGTACACCGACGGCGGCGGGGCCGGGGCACCGGCGCTCACCGGCTACGGGCGTGCCGTCCTGCAACCGAAGCTCAAGCAGGCCGAGTACTACGACGACCAGTCGGGCACACGCGTCGTCGACCAGGCGGGCGCCGCCAACGGCAAACGCATCGGTGACATCAGCAACGGCGACTGGGTGGCCTTCGAACCGATGAGCGTGGAAGGCATCGACTCGGTGCGCTACCAGATCTCGTCCCCGTACGGAGTCGGCGCGATCGAACTGCGCGCCGGCGCGCCGGACGGCGAACTGCTCGCCACCACCCCGATCCCCAACACCGGGGACTGGGACGTGTATCAGCCGACCGATCCGGTACCGGTGAAGGCCCACCCGGGCACTCACAAGCTCTATCTCGTCTTCACGTCACCGCAGAACAATTCGTTCGACGTGGACACGGTCGAGTTCGCCGGACCGTAG
- a CDS encoding aminoglycoside phosphotransferase family protein: MYTTSSYTASSSVTVPPRQQRPPAAGGGPYLDPTHAGRTRRPVATAGGPLGGRLDLSGPQGAQLRMAVAAVHRICPEFNPVQVLRRSGRSVLLVGTTGRTTAVAKCLVDQSPAWAESFRHEIATYRSFVRHRPPVRAPRLIAADPDNCTLVVERMPGRAAALSRHPVEAPPRADVRAVLGAVTRLNTWRPPGDMFVAGLDYASRITRYHELGLFTDRDLGDLQTLLRGLGRPGMRQFCHGDALLSNMLLSPAGAVLVDWEHAGWYLPGYDLATLWMVLGNNPLARQQISKLAQVRSTADRDAFLVNLMLVLTGEIRKYETAVQRTMREAPAAGASRPAQGAAPTGEEQRLLLRRLHEDCAMARRAVRAAVGTR, translated from the coding sequence ATGTACACAACGTCGTCGTACACAGCATCGTCCTCCGTGACCGTCCCGCCCCGTCAGCAGCGGCCTCCCGCCGCCGGCGGCGGACCGTATCTCGACCCCACCCATGCCGGCCGGACCAGGCGTCCGGTGGCCACGGCCGGCGGGCCGCTCGGCGGGCGACTGGATCTGTCGGGCCCGCAGGGCGCGCAGTTGAGGATGGCCGTCGCCGCGGTGCACCGGATCTGTCCGGAGTTCAACCCGGTGCAGGTGCTGCGGCGCAGCGGCCGCTCGGTGCTGCTGGTCGGGACGACCGGGCGGACGACCGCGGTGGCCAAGTGTCTGGTGGACCAGTCACCCGCGTGGGCCGAGAGCTTCCGGCACGAGATAGCCACTTACCGCTCGTTCGTGCGGCACCGTCCGCCGGTACGGGCCCCCCGGCTGATCGCCGCCGATCCCGACAACTGCACGCTGGTGGTCGAGCGGATGCCGGGCCGGGCAGCGGCCCTGTCGCGGCACCCCGTCGAGGCTCCCCCGCGCGCCGACGTACGGGCCGTGCTGGGCGCGGTGACCCGGCTCAACACCTGGCGTCCGCCTGGCGACATGTTCGTCGCCGGTCTCGACTACGCGTCGCGGATCACCCGTTACCACGAGCTCGGTCTCTTCACCGACCGGGACCTGGGGGATCTCCAGACGCTGCTGCGTGGTCTGGGGCGCCCGGGCATGCGGCAGTTCTGCCACGGTGACGCGCTGCTCTCCAACATGCTGCTGTCACCGGCGGGGGCGGTGCTGGTCGACTGGGAGCACGCGGGCTGGTATCTGCCCGGGTACGACCTGGCGACGCTGTGGATGGTGCTCGGGAACAACCCGCTGGCACGCCAGCAGATCAGCAAGCTCGCGCAGGTCAGGAGTACGGCGGACCGGGACGCATTCCTGGTCAATCTGATGCTGGTGCTGACCGGGGAGATCCGTAAGTACGAGACGGCGGTGCAGCGCACCATGCGCGAGGCGCCCGCCGCCGGGGCGAGCCGGCCCGCGCAGGGTGCGGCGCCGACGGGCGAGGAGCAGCGGCTGCTGCTGCGGCGGCTGCACGAGGACTGTGCGATGGCCCGCCGTGCCGTGCGGGCCGCGGTCGGGACCCGCTGA
- a CDS encoding DNA-binding protein NsdB: MTGEPNARLSDLFGLAGWSKGELARLVNREAAALGHPQLATDTSRVRRWIDMGEIPRDPVPRVMASLFTERLGRVVTIEDLGFVRHGRAGRRRDAGNASNPDGLPWAPDRTAVVLTEFTGMDLMLNRRGLVGAGAVLTAGTALTSSMYDWLHSDPALTADAPRSADPLHADPAGYDRYEAAPIGSQEIDALEHSVDVFRAWDADRGGGLQRKAVVGQLNEVGGMLSYRHPPHLQRRLWGVAANLAVLAGWMSHDVGLEPTAQKYFVIATHAAREGGDRPRAGEALSRAARQMVHLGRPDEALDLMKLAKSGSGDEVLPRTRAMLCTIEAWAQASMGRGQAMRRTLGDAEDLFVSDKGDVPPPSWMQMFDEADLHGMEALAYRTLADHEPAAAAIAQRHAKRAIELRQNGRQRSMIFDYLSLASACFIADDPEQADRYARLALVSMGETSSHRTWDRLREMYRLTGQYTTHASIQELREEIDAVLPPRTEKESRSSEI, translated from the coding sequence GTGACCGGAGAACCCAACGCCCGCCTGTCGGACCTGTTCGGCCTCGCCGGCTGGTCCAAGGGCGAACTCGCGCGGCTGGTGAACAGAGAGGCGGCGGCCCTCGGCCACCCGCAACTGGCCACCGACACCTCGCGGGTCAGACGCTGGATCGACATGGGCGAGATCCCACGCGATCCGGTACCGAGGGTGATGGCGTCTCTGTTCACCGAGCGGCTCGGCCGTGTCGTGACCATCGAGGACCTCGGGTTCGTACGACACGGACGCGCGGGGAGACGACGGGACGCCGGGAACGCATCGAACCCCGACGGCCTGCCTTGGGCGCCCGACCGGACGGCCGTGGTCCTCACCGAATTCACGGGAATGGACCTCATGCTCAACCGACGCGGCTTGGTGGGCGCGGGCGCCGTGCTCACCGCAGGCACCGCACTCACCAGTTCCATGTACGACTGGCTGCACTCCGACCCCGCACTGACCGCCGACGCTCCCCGCAGCGCCGATCCCCTGCACGCCGACCCCGCTGGGTACGACCGCTACGAGGCCGCCCCCATCGGGTCCCAGGAGATCGACGCGCTGGAACACTCGGTCGACGTGTTCCGGGCCTGGGACGCCGACCGGGGAGGCGGCCTCCAGCGCAAGGCGGTGGTGGGCCAGCTCAACGAGGTGGGCGGCATGCTCTCGTACCGCCACCCCCCTCATCTCCAGCGGCGCCTGTGGGGCGTCGCCGCCAACCTGGCGGTGCTCGCCGGCTGGATGTCGCACGACGTCGGCCTCGAACCCACCGCCCAGAAGTACTTCGTCATCGCCACCCACGCGGCGCGCGAGGGCGGCGACCGTCCGCGCGCGGGCGAGGCGCTCTCCAGGGCGGCCCGTCAGATGGTCCATCTGGGGCGGCCGGACGAGGCGCTCGACCTGATGAAACTGGCCAAGTCCGGTTCCGGGGACGAGGTGCTGCCCCGTACCCGGGCGATGCTCTGCACGATCGAGGCCTGGGCACAGGCGTCGATGGGGCGCGGCCAGGCCATGCGCAGGACCCTGGGCGACGCGGAGGACCTGTTCGTCTCGGACAAGGGCGACGTGCCGCCGCCGAGTTGGATGCAGATGTTCGACGAGGCGGATCTGCACGGCATGGAGGCGCTGGCCTACCGTACGCTCGCCGATCATGAGCCGGCGGCGGCGGCCATAGCTCAACGGCATGCCAAGCGGGCGATCGAGCTGCGTCAGAACGGCCGCCAGCGGTCGATGATCTTCGACTATCTCTCCCTGGCCTCGGCCTGCTTCATCGCGGACGATCCCGAACAGGCCGACCGTTACGCGCGGTTGGCGCTGGTGTCGATGGGGGAGACCTCGTCGCACCGCACCTGGGACCGGCTGCGGGAGATGTACCGGCTCACGGGTCAGTACACGACGCACGCCTCCATCCAGGAGCTGCGCGAGGAGATCGACGCGGTCCTGCCGCCGCGTACGGAGAAGGAGTCGAGGAGCTCGGAGATCTAG
- a CDS encoding PP2C family protein-serine/threonine phosphatase has protein sequence MPSHLFADPPTPQPPERDVVESLITRTRRLRGDVDAVRRDGVADEHDTQWRWQRALCDLAVHQLDDLGSHLGQLKNGLPDDEPESPATEAADASAPGDRNGSPLSRVGTAEWNLLTDEVTWSPELYEIFGRKPGAGPMTLDELPSVMVAEDQSLLQTLVTECLVDGRPIDSEFRIVRPDRQVRTLHMMGEPVLDSDGCAASMWAVLRDVSELRRSRRAVHECGDSLRRKERSARTEQRLVVELQEAVLPSWRGALQSPQSEPGTLDLAGHYLPPAGGGLVGGDWFDALKLPDGNTLLTVGDLTGHGVTAASTMAMLLGAQRGMAVAGVEPGALLGHLNQLLDAAEQPALGSAVCCRYRAETRTLVWAQAGNPAPLLFRDGTGRTLTPLDGVLLGATSGAAYEQAEIQLLPGDLLVLHTGRLTDRTGVDRLLALGPRLTGARDAQDSVRTVVEEFGETGRDDDACVLVARIGPES, from the coding sequence ATGCCGTCCCATCTGTTCGCGGACCCCCCCACGCCGCAGCCACCGGAGCGGGACGTGGTCGAGTCGCTCATCACACGCACCCGCAGGCTGCGCGGCGACGTGGACGCCGTGCGCAGGGACGGCGTGGCCGACGAGCACGACACGCAGTGGCGCTGGCAGCGCGCGCTCTGTGACCTGGCGGTTCATCAACTGGACGATCTCGGCTCCCACTTGGGGCAGCTCAAGAACGGACTGCCCGACGACGAGCCGGAATCGCCCGCCACGGAGGCGGCGGACGCGTCGGCGCCCGGCGACAGGAACGGTTCGCCACTGAGCAGGGTCGGCACCGCCGAGTGGAATCTCCTCACCGACGAGGTCACCTGGTCCCCGGAGCTGTACGAGATCTTCGGCCGGAAGCCCGGGGCTGGCCCGATGACCCTGGACGAACTGCCGTCCGTGATGGTCGCCGAGGACCAGAGCCTGCTCCAGACGCTGGTGACCGAGTGTCTTGTCGACGGCAGGCCCATCGACAGCGAGTTCCGTATCGTCAGGCCCGACCGGCAGGTGCGCACGCTGCACATGATGGGCGAGCCCGTGCTCGACTCCGACGGCTGCGCTGCCTCCATGTGGGCGGTGCTGCGCGACGTCAGCGAGTTACGCCGCAGCCGGCGCGCCGTCCACGAGTGCGGTGACTCGCTCCGGCGCAAGGAACGGAGCGCCAGGACCGAACAGCGGCTCGTGGTCGAGTTGCAGGAGGCCGTGCTGCCGTCGTGGCGCGGGGCCCTCCAGTCCCCGCAGAGCGAGCCGGGCACACTGGACCTGGCGGGCCACTATCTGCCGCCGGCCGGCGGCGGACTGGTCGGCGGCGACTGGTTCGACGCGCTCAAACTCCCCGACGGGAACACCCTGTTGACGGTCGGCGATCTCACCGGCCATGGGGTGACGGCCGCCTCCACGATGGCGATGCTCCTCGGCGCCCAGCGCGGTATGGCGGTGGCGGGTGTCGAGCCCGGCGCGTTGCTGGGCCATCTCAATCAACTGCTCGACGCGGCCGAGCAGCCGGCGCTCGGCAGCGCGGTCTGCTGCCGCTACCGCGCCGAGACCCGCACCCTCGTCTGGGCGCAGGCGGGAAACCCCGCCCCGCTGCTGTTCCGCGACGGGACGGGGCGCACGCTGACTCCGCTGGACGGTGTCCTGCTCGGCGCGACATCGGGCGCCGCGTACGAACAGGCCGAGATCCAGTTGCTGCCCGGTGATCTGCTGGTGCTGCACACCGGCAGGCTGACGGACCGGACCGGCGTCGACCGGCTCCTGGCGCTCGGGCCCCGGCTGACCGGGGCACGTGACGCGCAGGACAGTGTCAGGACGGTCGTCGAGGAGTTCGGCGAGACCGGACGCGACGACGACGCCTGTGTACTGGTGGCCAGGATCGGCCCGGAGTCCTAG
- a CDS encoding carbohydrate kinase family protein: MGEENPARITVLGDVNLEVTGVIAPRFGALTGDHLTSAPLKVHVGGTAANFAIAARAHFRRVRLVGVVGTDEQGSWAESALRSCGVDTRLFRSPGRPTGTVVAIRDGGTQQGSRLMIASPGSANSALTSDHIASNGDVLADTDFIVADGYSLLSEPRRSAVLEAMRRGSRAGAHVVLDLVPHHLETLISHEELRVWLTYASIVVCEAATARGLLGLPLPSGPLQLPAARETAEQLARAFPGRAFLLRFGFANIDQSLIRHPDGESTHHFTGFSEATDTYAFGDRLTAREIADHFTDHHRTAEQEERREDRPPQPTH, encoded by the coding sequence GTGGGTGAGGAGAATCCCGCGCGTATCACCGTGCTCGGCGATGTGAACCTGGAGGTCACCGGAGTCATCGCCCCCCGTTTCGGCGCACTGACGGGCGATCATCTCACCTCGGCACCGCTCAAGGTGCATGTGGGAGGCACGGCCGCCAACTTCGCGATCGCCGCGCGAGCCCATTTCCGCAGGGTCCGGCTGGTGGGAGTGGTGGGCACCGACGAACAGGGTTCCTGGGCGGAGTCCGCGCTGCGCTCCTGCGGCGTAGACACCCGCCTGTTCCGCAGTCCCGGCCGTCCCACGGGCACCGTCGTGGCGATCCGCGACGGGGGGACCCAGCAAGGCAGCCGACTGATGATCGCCAGCCCCGGCAGTGCGAACTCGGCACTCACCTCTGACCACATAGCGAGCAACGGCGATGTCCTGGCGGACACCGACTTCATCGTCGCCGACGGCTACAGTCTGCTCTCCGAACCCCGCCGGAGCGCGGTCCTCGAAGCCATGCGCCGCGGCTCACGGGCCGGCGCGCATGTCGTACTCGATCTGGTGCCGCATCACCTTGAGACCCTGATCAGCCACGAGGAACTGCGTGTCTGGCTGACCTACGCGTCCATCGTCGTCTGCGAAGCGGCGACGGCACGCGGCCTTCTCGGCCTGCCCCTGCCGAGCGGGCCTCTCCAACTGCCGGCGGCCAGGGAAACCGCGGAACAGCTGGCGAGGGCGTTTCCCGGGCGCGCTTTCCTTCTGCGCTTCGGCTTCGCCAACATCGACCAATCGCTGATACGGCATCCCGACGGGGAGAGCACGCATCATTTCACCGGGTTCTCCGAAGCGACGGACACCTATGCCTTCGGAGACCGGCTCACCGCGCGTGAGATAGCCGATCACTTCACGGACCACCACCGCACGGCAGAGCAGGAGGAAAGGAGGGAGGACCGGCCTCCCCAGCCCACGCACTAG
- a CDS encoding NUDIX hydrolase → MAAAFAFVFSPDGKMLLLKENEKKRKYMWDLPGGTLTDREAPLSGLHREVREETGLSVTVLSQSCWLKWDHHQSGNPILVAFYLAGTDSREVTVSEEHTAYRWVTPAEYTRERLRVSAEESIVADCFARYREITAGG, encoded by the coding sequence ATGGCCGCGGCATTTGCGTTTGTCTTCTCCCCGGACGGCAAAATGCTGCTCCTCAAAGAGAATGAGAAGAAGCGAAAGTACATGTGGGATCTGCCCGGTGGCACTCTCACCGATCGCGAGGCCCCGTTGAGCGGTCTGCACCGCGAGGTACGGGAAGAGACCGGTCTGAGTGTCACCGTGCTGTCCCAGAGCTGCTGGCTCAAGTGGGACCACCACCAGAGCGGCAACCCCATCCTCGTCGCCTTCTATCTCGCCGGCACCGATTCCCGGGAGGTGACGGTCTCGGAGGAGCACACCGCGTACCGGTGGGTGACACCCGCGGAGTACACCAGGGAACGGCTCCGGGTCTCGGCCGAGGAGTCCATCGTCGCCGACTGCTTCGCCCGCTACCGGGAAATCACCGCAGGTGGGTGA